Proteins from one Thalassophryne amazonica chromosome 20, fThaAma1.1, whole genome shotgun sequence genomic window:
- the mllt11 gene encoding protein AF1q, with product MLEKSNSQYDSFLFWRQPIPALDMAELEDLGLIDIEHQANSSKAKGKTFAGTNQDEEVELSEFSSFNYWRAPIVSVDDLLADLNLLL from the exons ATGCTGGAGAAATCCAACAGCCAATATGATTCCTTCCTGTTCTGGAGACAGCCAATCCCAGCCCTGGATATGGCTGAGCTGGAGGACCTGGGTTTGATTGACATCGAGCATCAGGCCAATAGCAGCAAAGCAAAGGGAAAGACTTTTGCAGGGACCAATCAGGATGAGGAG GTCGAGCTGTCCGAGTTTTCTTCTTTCAACTACTGGCGAGCTCCAATCGTCAGCGTGGATGACCTGCTGGCTGACCTGAACctgctcctgtga